The genomic window ATTCCACCAAGGAATGGGCCCAACTGCTCATGGTTGCGGTCCGGGTCGCATCCCTGCCCGGATTGCTTTCCACCACAACGGTATTCGGTGCCCGCGAGGAATTGCCCGACGAACCCGAGCCGGATACCGTCGGCTTGGTGCTCGCCGAAGGCACGGTATTCGGTGAATCCGCCATCCAGCCGGGCTATTTCGCGGAGCGCCAGCCGCCCGCGCTGCTGATGCTGCACCCACCCTCGGAAACCACGCCGTCGTTGCCCGAATGCAACGGCGCGGCATCGGGATGCGTCTTACTACCGGGCTTGCCGTATCTGGGATTAGAGCACCGCGCGGCCTGGGTGGAGGCCGAATCCGACGGTACGATCACCTCGATGGTCAGCCGCGTCGGCGTCGATCCCATCAGCCATCCCGACACCGCGATCCTGGCAATGCTGCTTGCCGCATAAGGACATTCAGTCGAGTCGTCCGCCCCTCGAATCGATGAATACGGGCGACCGAACTTAGCGGCGCTGTTGGCGCCCGTCGGGGCCGCCCGGTAGCCTGAGGCCGTTAGCGAAGGGGAGTAGCCCCCAATCGTCGAGTCGACATACTGGCGCACAGCCCGGCCGGCGAACCGGTCCCGGCGGACCGGTGGGTGAGACCTTCGACCGATGTCCGACGACCGCGCGGTCGGCGGCAACGTGTCGAAAGGTCGTCGCAGATGCCCGACGCGACATTGCTAAGCCTCGGGGTGGTCTTCCTTGCTGAACTCGGCGACAGGTCGCAGCTCGTCACCATGACCTACGCGCTGCGCTACCGATGGTGGGTGGTGCTGACCGGGGTGTCAATCGCGGCGTTTCTGGCGCACGGAGTCTCGGTGTCGGTCGGCCACTTCCTGGGCACCGCACTGCCCGCACGGCCGCTGGCGTTCGTCTCCGCGTTCGCCTTTCTCGCCTTCGCTGTCTGGGCCTGGCGCGAAGGCACCGGCGCCGACGACGTCTCGTCCACCGAAGAACATCGGTTCGCCCTGCTGGCGGTGATCTCGTCTTTCGTCCTGGCCGAGATGAGCGACAAGACGGCGCTGGCCACGCTGATGCTGGCCAGCGGCCACGACTGGGTCGGAGTGTGGATCGGCGCGACGCTGGGCATGGTGTTGGCCGATGGTTTAGCGATCGGAATCGGGGTATTGCTGCACCGTCGCCTGCCGCGCCGGCTGTTGCATGTCTTAGCCGGCCTGCTGTTCGCAGTGTTCGGCCTGTGGATCTTGTTCGACGCCGCTCTCGGCTGGCGGCCGGTGGCTGTGGCCGTCACCTCGGTGCTGGCCGTGGCCGCCGCGGCAGCGGCTTGGGCGCAAACACGGCGCCGACGCCGAACGCCGGCTCCGATCGCCGGGAGGTCGCCGGAAATCGTCTGAGGTGCGCATCGCACCGCATCCGCACTTTCGCCGTACTCGGCAGTGGCCCCAGAGTTGTCTCCGCGGGGCGTTTTCCGGGATCGCGATCCCGCGTCGGCGCGTGACATGGCCTCGGTAGCAAAGACCGCACCTGCATGGTCGCCGGCGTCAAGGGGTTGCGGTGCATCTCCCGATCCTGTCCTCCCGATATCATCGCCGGGCCCCCGCACGGCGCCCGCCGACGTCGGTCCGGCGTGCTTTCTTTCTGCGGATAACCTGTGAGTTTCGCTCACATTATGGACACTCGCGTGATTTAGCTGGACGCTCGTCCAGTGCGGACTCAGCTACCCTTGCCAGGGACACCAGCGAACCCGCTCTAATTTGCACTTGGTCGGGGGCGGATACACTCGGTACCATGATCAGCAAATACACCTAGGTAATAGTTCACTTCTACAGCCAAGTGGAGGTTATATCGATGAGCACGACGTTCGCTGCTCGCCTGAACCGCTTGTTCGACACGGTGTATCCGCCCGGACGCGGGCCGCACACGTCCGCGGAGGTGATCGCGGCGCTCAAGTCCGAGGGCATCACGATGTCGGCTCCCTACTTGTCGCAGCTACGCTCCGGCAACCGCACCAACCCGTCGTCGGCGACCATGGCGGCGCTGGCCAACTTCTTCCGGATCAAGCCGGCGTATTTCACCGACGACGAGTACTACGAAAAGCTCGACAAGGAGCTGGCGTGGCTGGCGGCGGTGCGCGAAGACGGGGTGCGCCGCATCGCGGTGCGGGCCGTCGGATTGTCGCCCCAGGCTCAGCAGGACATCGTGGAGCGCGTCAACGAGCTGCGCCGCGCGGAGCACCTCGACGCCTGAGCCCACGGCGGCCACGGCCCGACCTGTTGGGCTGCTGTCGGCGCATGCCGATTAGGGTTGGCCGCACGGATCCGCACACGCGAGAGCGACAGTCCACGAGATACCGGGAGGCGGCCAGGAATGGGCCTGTTCCGCAAACGAAAGAGCCGCGCGACGCGCCGTGCCGAGGCCCGAGCGATCAGGGCCCGCGCCAAGCTGGAAGCCAAGCTGTCCGCCAAGAACGAGGTGCGCCGGATCAAGGGCGATCGCCGTGCCGCGGAAAAGGCGCTCAAGGCGCAGATCCGATCCCAGCGAGAGACCGACCGCACGGCGCTCAAGGTCGCCGAGGCGGAACTCAAGGCGGCCCGGGAAGGGAAGGTGCTGTCACCCACGCGGATCCGCCGGGTGCTGACGGTGTCGCGCCTGCTGGCGCCCATCCTGACGCCGTTGATCTATCGAGGAGCCACCACTGTTCGCACGCTGATCGATCAGCGTCGCGCCGATCAGCTCGGGATCCCGCTGGCTCAGATCGGCCAATTCTCCGGCCACGGCGCCCACCTGTCGGCCCGCATCGCCGGGGCGGAGAGGTCCTTGCGGCAGGTGCAGGAGCGCAAGCCCAAGGACGCCGAGACCCGGCAGTTTGTGTCGGCGATCTCCGAGCGGCTCGGCGACCTGGCGGCGGCCATCACCGCCGCGGAGAACATGCCCGCCACCCGACGGCGGGACGCGCACGCCGCGATCTCCTCGCAGCTCGACGGCATCGAGGCGGACCTGCTGGCCCGGCTCGGGCTGGCCTGAAAGCCGCCCGCCGACATGCCATTTCAGCCGAACTGGATCTCACGCGTCCTGCTCGCGGTCGTCGCGGCGGGCGTGCTCTACGCCGGCTCGGCCGTGGCCGTCCCGACGGCTTGGGCGCACGTGCACGCCAACAGCGACAACGCCGTGCGTGGCGCGATGGCGATCGTGACGTTCCAGGTGCCCAACGAATCCGACAAGGGCGCCGCGACCACCGGGCTGACGATCACGCTGCCCGACGTCGCATCGGCCCGCACCGAAACCATGCCCGGGTGGACGGCCAAGCTCGACCGGGACGCCGCGTCCGGCACCGTGCACTCGGTGTCCTGGACCGCAGCCCCCGGCGGGGGGATTCCAGCCGACCAGTTCGCGCTGTTCCTGCTCGCGGTGCAACTACCCGACACCGAGACCGTCAGCTTCCCCGCCACCCAGACCTACGCCGACGGCTCGGTCGTGAAGTGGGACCAGCCGCCGCTGCCCGGCGGCGGCGAGCCGGAACACCCGGTGCCGACGCTGACCCTCGCCGCGGGGCCAGCGACGGGCCACGAGCACCACCACGACCACGCCAGCGGGCCGACCGACCACGGCGACCAGGCCGACAACACCGCGCGCCTGCTGGGCGGCGCCGCGCTGATCGTGGCCGCGGCCGTGGGCAGCTGTCTCGTGCTGATCCGCCGCAGGGCATGAGGCGCCTCGCGGCCATCGCGTGGGCGGCCACGCTGCTGGTCGCCGTGGCATTGACCGCGACCCTGGCCGCGCCGGCCGCCGCTGCGCACGCCACCCGGGTGTCGACCGCCCCGGCCGACGACGCGGCGCTGACGACCGGTCCCGACCGGGTGAGTGCGGTGTTCAACGAACGATTGCAGACCACCTTCGCGGCGATGACCGTCGTAGGACCCGACGCCAACGTCTGGTCTACCGGCGAGCCGCGCGTGCAGGGCGCCGTCGTCAGCATCGGCCTGCGCCCACTCGGGCCGGCCGGCACCTACACCGTGAACTATCGGGTGACGTCCGCCGACGGCCACGTGGTCTGCGGGTCCTGGTCGTTTCGCCTGACGGTGGCCGGGACCGGCACGCCCGGACCTCCCGCCGCGACCGCCAATACCGGCGGCGCCATCCCGCTCTGGCCGTTTGTGCTGGGGGCGGTGGCGCTGATGGCCGCGGCCGCGTGGTGGACGCTGCGGCGCCGACCTTGACCGTCTCGGCAGGTGAACCGCCCTGCGGCACCCTGGCATGATGGGGACTCGAGTAACTTTCGTGGGCGCTGACCGTGGCGCTGACCGTGGCGCTGACAAAGGCCGAGACATAGCTGCAAAGGAGCGGCCGCATGGCAGACCCGCAAGATCACCCCGACAGCGAACCCGACGGCGCATCGACGCCACCCGAGCAGGCGCCGCCGGGCAATCAGCAGGTGCCCCCGGAGAAGAGGCCGCCCGCCAAGGCGGCCGCTAAAAAGGCACCCGCTAGAAAGGCACCGGCCAAAAAGGCGGCCGCAAAGAAGGCTCCGGCCAAAAAGGCGGCCGCTAAAAAGGCACCCGCCGAGCACGCGTCCCCGGAGCCACCGAGGCCCCCGGCGCCGCCGGCGGATCTGCAACACCTGCTGGGGTCCAACGGCGAACTTGCCGCCGCGGCCAAAGATGCCGCGGCGCAAGCGAAATCAACCGTTGACGACGCGAACAACCCGGTCGCCCCGATCAACACGCCATCGACGCCCGGCCAATCGGCGCTGCCGCTGGCGTTTGCGCTGGCGCTCAGCCTGCTCGCGCTCCTGCTGATCCGCCAGCTGCGCCGCCGCGGATGAGCGTCGAGTTCACCGCGACGGCCGACCTCGTCGACAGCATCGGGCCCGACGTCCGCAGCTGCGACCTACAGTTCCGCCAGTTCGGCGGGCGCTCGCAATTCGCCGGCCCGATCACCACCGTGCGGTGTTTCCAGGACAACGCGTTGCTGAAATCGATTCTTTCGCAACCGAGTGCGGGCGGAGTGCTGGTGATTGACGGGGACGGTTCGCTGCACAGCGCGCTAGTCGGGGACCTCATCGCCGAATTGGCCCGCTCCAACGGCTGGGCCGGGCTGATCGTCAACGGTGCGGTCCGGGACGCCGCCACCCTGCGCGGCATCGACATCGGCATCAAGGCGCTGGGCACCAATCCACGCAAGAGCACCAAGACGGGCGCGGGTGAACGTGACGTCGAGGTCAGCCTCGGCGGCGTGACGTTCGTCCCCGGCGACACCGCATACAGCGACGACGACGGCATCGTGGTCGTCGCGGCGGCCGGCTAAACCGTCACTGCCGCGGGCTTTTTGGAGAACTTCAAGCCCTCGTCGTCGATCTTGCCGCGCCGGATCAACGGGATGTCCAGCAGGTAGTTCTGGTTCAGCCGCCACGGGGTGCGTGAGCCCTGCTTGGGCAGCTCGTCGAGCGAGCGCAGCACGTAACCCGGAGTGAATTCCATGAACGGGCGCTCTTCGACAGCCGAGCCCGGGTGTTCCACGACGACGGTGTCAAAGTCGTTGGTGTCCATGTAGTTCAGCAACCGGCAGACGTACTCCGACACCAGGTCCGCCTTCAGCGTCCACGACGCGTTGGTGTAACCGATGGTGTAAGCCATGTTGGGTATTCCGGACAACATCATGCCCTTGTAGGCCATGGTCTTGGTCAGGTCCACGGGCTGACCGTCGACCGTGGCGGTCGCCCCACCGAACAGCTGCAGGTTCAGCCCCGTTGCCGTGACGATGATGTCGGCCGGCAGCTCCACGCCCGAGGCGAGCCGGATGCCGTGCGGGGTGAACCGGTCGATGACGTCGGTGACGACCTCGGCCTTGCCGTGACGAATCGCGCGGAACAGGTCGCCGTTGGGCACCAGGCACAGCCGCTCGTCCCACGGGCTGTAGTGCGGGCCGAAGTGCTTTTCCACCTCGTAGCCCTCGGGAAGCTGGCGCTGCACATAGCCCAGCAACGTCCTGCGCATCCGCTGCGGAAGCCTCCGGCAGGCCTGGTAGAGCATCATCTGCTGCAGCACGTTCTTCCAACGCACCGCGGTGTAGGCCGCCTTTTCCGGCAGCCAGCGGTTGAGCCGGTCGGCCAATTTGTCCCTGGCCGGTTGCGAGACGATGTAAGTGGGCGAACGCTGCAGCATCGTGACGTGCTTGGCGCCCGAATTCGCTAGTGCGGGAACCAAAGTCACGGCGGTCGCGCCACTGCCGATGACGACGATGTTCTTGTCGGCGTAGTCGAGGTCCTCCGGCCAGTGCTGCGGATGAATGATCGGTCCCGTGAAATCCTCGGCGCCGAGGAAGGTCGGCGAATAGCCCTGCTCGTAGTTGTAGTAGCCGCTGCACAGGAACAGGAACGAACAGGTGATGCTGTCCGGCGTGCCGTTGTTCTCGATGTGCACCGTCCAGCGGTTGTCCGCGCTGGACCAGTCGGCGTCGATGACCTTGTGGTTGAGCCGGATGTGCTTGTCGATGCCGTGCATCGCGGCCGTGCCCGTGACGTAATCCAGGATCGGCTTGCCGTCGGCGATCGCCTGGCGTTCGGTCCACGGCCGGAACCGGAAACCCAGGGTGTACATGTCGGAGTCCGATCGGATTCCTGGGTAGCGGAACAGGTCCCAGGTGCCGCCCATGGCGGCGCGCTTCTCCAGGATCGCGTAGCTCTTGGTCGGGCAGCGGTCCTGCAGGTGCCAGGCGGCGCTCACGCCGGAGATTCCGGCGCCCACGATCAGGACGTCGAGGTGCTCAGTCATGCGGCCACGCTATCAACGCTGTGTCGAATTCGTCAACGATGTGTCGAAAAAGTCGACCCTGTGTAACGTAGCGGACGTGACTGCAGCCGGTTCGACCCGCACTCCGCGTGGCCGGCGTTCCACCCGGCCGTCTGGCGACGACCGCGAACAGGCCATTTTGTCCACCGCCGAGCGGCTGCTGGCCGAGCGCGGGATCGCTGACATCTCGGTCGACGACCTGGCCCGGGGGGCGGGTATCTCCCGACCGACCTTCTACTTCTATTTCCCGTCCAAAGACGCGGTGCTGCTCACCCTGTTCGAGCGGGTGATCATCGAGGCCGACTCCGCCCTGGAGGACCTGGTCGCCAATCCGCCCGCAGATCCGAAGGCGCTGTGGCGCATCGGAATCAACCTGTTCGTCGAGACGTTCGGGGCGCATCGCGCGGTGTCGCTGGCCGCCGCGGCCGCCCGCACCAACAACGACGTCGCCGAGTTGTGGTCGCGGTTCATGGAGAAGTGGGTCGGCCACATCACCACCGTCATCGAAGCCGAACGTGCCCGGGGCGCCGCCCCGGCCACCCTGCCGGCCCACCACCTGTCGGCCGCGCTCAACCTGCTCAACGAGAAGGTGATGCTGACGACCTTCGCCGCCGAGCGTCCCTCGGTGCCCAACGAGCAAGTGCTCGACACCCTCGTGCATATCTGGGTCGCCAGTATCTACGGCGAGGCCGGCTAACGCGACCCTGTCGGCCAGCTATGCGAACATATGTTCGTGCCCGGCGAGGCGGCCATCCTGCACGCGGATCTGGATTCGTTCTACGCGTCGGTCGAACAGCGCGACGACCCGACGCTGCGCGGCCGGCCGGTGATCGTGGGCGGCGGCGTGGTGCTTGCGGCCAGCTACGAGGCCAAGGCGTATGGCGTGCGCACCGCGATGGGCGGCGCGCAGGCGCGCCGGTTGTGCCCGCACGCCGTGGTGATCCCGCCGCGCATGTCCGCCTACTCCCGGGCCAGCGACGCCGTCTTCGAGGTGTTCCGCGACACCACGCCGATCGTCGAGGCGCTGTCGGTGGACGAGGCCTTCCTCGACGTTGCCGGGCTGCGCCGGGTCTCCGGCACCCCGGTCCAGATCGCCGCGCGGCTGCGCGCGGACGTGCGCGATCGCGTCGGCCTGCCCATCACGGTCGGGATTGCGCGGACGAAATTCCTGGCGAAGGTCGCCAGCCAACAGGCCAAACCGGACGGGCTGTTGCTCGTGCCGCCCGACGCCGAGCTGGCTTTCTTGCATCCGTTGCCGGTCCGCCGCCTGTGGGGTGTCGGGGCAACGACCGCCGAGCGACTGACCGCGCAGGGCATCCACACGGTGGCCGACGTCGCAGAGCTCAGCGAGACCGCGCTGGGCTCGCTGGTCGGTGCGGCGATGGGGCGATGGGGCGCCAACTGTTTGCACTGTCGCGCAACATCGACCGCCGCCGGGTCACCACCGGCAGGCGGCGCCGATCGGTCGGGGCGCAGCGGGCGCTGGGCCGCGCCGGCAATCGGATGTCGCCGACCGAGATCGACGCGGTGGTGGTGAACCTTGTCGACCGCATCACCGGACGCATGCGCGCCGCCGGGCGCACCGGGCGCACCGTGGTGCTGCGGCTGCGGTTCGACGACTTCACGCGGGCCACCCGGTCGCACACTCTGCCGTGGGCGACCTCGTCGACGCAACCCATCCTGAACGCCGCCCGGCAGCTCGTCTCGTCGGCGGCGCCCCTGATCGCGCAGCGCGGTCTGACCCTGGTGGGCTTCGCGGTGGCGGGCATCGATCTTAGCGGCGCCCAGCAGCTGACGCTGCCGTTCGACGGGGAACCGCTCGCGATAGATGCCGCGGTCGATCGGGTGCGTCAGCGCTACGGCAAGTCCGCACTCATCCGCGGGGTGTTGATCGGCCGTGATTCGGGTATAGAGATGCCACACCTTCCCGACTGACGACATCACCCTCGTTACCAATTCGATTCCCGCCCTTGTTAATTCGATTATATGAGGTTGATTTGAGATGTGCCGCGAGCCCGGTGTCCGGACGATCCGCACGTAGGCTTGCCCAGAACCCGATCGTGAAAGTGAGTGAGAAGAGCCCATGCCGCCGCCGGACGACGCCCGCGACAGCGGGCTGCCCCGCGAAAGTCTCCTGCTCGGCTACAGCGCGGTGCTCGCGCTGTCCGCGGGGTTCGTCAACGCGGTGGCCCTGCTGATCTTGGCGTTGCCGGTCGGCAATCTCACCGCCATCACCACCCAACTGGGCATGAACACCGCTAATCCGTGGCTGTACGAAGGGCACGTGCTTGCAGCGATCCTGCTCGGCTTCCTGGCCGGCGCGACCATGGCCGGAGCGGTGCTGGCGCCCACGCGAGCGACCGCAGGCCCGCGCCACGCCATCGTGCTCAGCATCGAGGCGGCACTGCTCGTGCTCGCCGCCGCCGGCGTGGAAGAGACCTTCGTCAAGGCGCAGATCGAAGCCCTCGGAGTCGAGCTGACCGCAGTCCAGGCGATGCTCGCCGCCGCCGCCCTGGGCCTGCAGAATGCGATGACCTCGAGTTTCCGCGGAATGTCGATCCGCACCACGCACTTCACCGGAACCGTCACCGACCTCGGACTGATGCTCGGGCGCGCCCGGCAAGACGGGATCGAGAAGTGGAAGGCCGCGATCCTGGTGACGACGCTGTTGCTGTTCCTCGGCGGCGGCGTCGCCGGGATCGTGTTCGGCTCTCAACTTGGCGGATACTCGCTGTTCATTCCCGCAGCGACGTGCGCCATCGTGGCCGCGGCCAATGTCCTGCACGGCCGCGCTCGCAGCGCCGCCCCTGTTCCCGAGACCGCCGCACCGGCGCGCGTCTGAGCCGTGAGCGTCGGCGCTGTTAGTTCGCCGCCGTCCAGTCCAGCAGCCGGTCGACCGGCCAGGTGTTGACAATCCGGTCGACGGGCACCCCGGCGTCCAGCGCGCGCTGCGCCCCGTAGCCCAGGAAATCCAGCTGACCGGGGGCGTGGGCGTCGGTGTCGATGCTGAACACGCAGCCAATCTCCAGCGCCAGCTTCAGCAGCCGCGTCGGTGGGTCGCGGCGCTCGGGCCGGGAGTTGATCTCCACCGCGGTTCCGTAGTCGCGGCACGCGGTGAACACCGCCTCGGCGTCGAACTTGGATTCGGGCCGGATGCCCCGGTTGCCCGCGACCAGCCGGCCGGTGCAATGGCCGAGCACGTCGGCGTGGCCACCGGACACCGCACGCACCATCCGCCGCGTCATCGCCGCCGCATCCATCGACAGCTTCGAATGCACGCTGGCCACCACCACGTCCAGCCGCTCTAACAGCTCGGGCTCCTGATCCAGGCTGCCGTCCTCGAGGATGTCCACCTCGATGCCGGTGAGGATGCGCATCGGTGCGAACCCGTCGCGCAACCGGTCGATCGCCTCGAGCTGTTTGCACAACCGCTCCGGCGACAGGCCGTTGGCGATCGTCAACCGCGGGGAATGATCGGTCAGCGCGCAATACTCGTGGCCCAATGCGGCCGCGGTCGCCATCATCTCCTCGATCGGGGCCGAACCGTCCGACCAGTTCGAATGCAGATGCAGATCCCCGCGCAGCGCGGTCCGGATCTCGCCGCCACCGAGATTCGTTGCGGCGTCGCGTAATTCGATCAGTGCGTCCGGCTCGCGACCGGCCCAGGCCTGCGCGATGACCTTGGCGGTCTTGGGCCCGATGCCCGGCAGCGTCTGCCAGCTGTTGTCCTGCCCGTGCCGCTCCCGCTCGGCGTCGTCTAAGCCCTCGACGATGTCGGCGGCATTGCGGTACGCCATCACGCGTTTGGGGTCCTGCCGGCTCCGATCCTTGTAATACGCGATCTGTCGCAGCGCGGTCACCGGGTCCATGGCTCCAGTGTTACAGCAGCTGCCCGTAGACGAACCCGGCGAGAATCACACCGAATCCGCCGATCTCGCCGACCATCAGCAGGGTCATGGCCAGCCCGGTGCCCCGCGACGGGTTGTCGAACTGGTTGACGGTGGCGCGCCGCGCACCGTGCCGGATGTAGGTGGCGATTGCCCCGACGAAGAAGAACACGGCGATCATCGCCGCCGTCAGGTTGACCCACGTCGGCCAGACGCTGAATTGGACGAACACCGCGATCAGCAGGGTCGCGAAGGAATACAGCAACGCCGCCCGGTGCGCGATGTCGACATAGGGGTGGGCCCGGTGGTCGTCGGACGCCAGAATCTGCCGGTATTTCCACACCCCGAGAACGAGGGCGAGCAAAAAGATCAGGCCGGCGGACAGCAGGGTGATCTTGGTGTCGATTCCGAGCGCGCTCGTCATGGTCCGGATGAGTATAGTTGCGCTTCATAAAGATCGACTAACGTCGGGCGTATGCGATTCGCGTTCAAAACCTCCCCGCAGAACACCACCTGGGCCGACATGCTCGCGGTATGGCAGGCCGCCGACGACATCGATGTCTACCAGTCCGGCTGGACCTTCGACCACTTCTACCCGATCTTCTCCGACAGCAGCGGGCCCTGCCTGGAGGGCTGGACGACGCTGACCGCGCTGGCGCAGGCCACCCAGCGACTGCGCCTGGGCACCCTGGTCACCGGCATCCACTACCGTCATCCAGCCGTGTTGGCGAATATGGCCGCCGCACTTGACATCATCTCCGGCGGGCGTCTCGAGCTCGGTATCGGCGCCGGGTGGAACGAGGAGGAATCGGGCGCCTACGGCATTGAGCTCGGCAGCGTCAAGGAACGCTTCGACCGGTTCGAGGAGGCCTGCGCGGTGCTGACCAGCCTGCTCAGCGAATCGATCACCGACTTCGACGGGAATTACTACCAACTCAAGGGCGCACGCAACGAGCCTAAGGGCCCGCAGCGCCCGCACCCACCGATCTGCATCGGTGGCAGCGGGGAAAAACGGACCCTGCGCATCACCGCACGCTACGCCCAGCATTGGAACTTCGTCGGCGGCCCAACCGACGTGTTCGCCCACAAGCGCGACGTGCTTGCCGCGCACTGCGCTGACATCGGGCGCGATCCGAAAGAGATCACGCTGTCGGCGCACCTGCGCCTGGAGCCCGACTTGGATTACGGCAAGGTCGTCGCCGACGCGGCCGGGCTGGCCGCGGAGGGATTGAATCTGGGCATCATCTATCTCCCCGCGCCGCACGACCCCGCCGTCCTCGAACCGCTGGCCGAGGCGATCCGGGACTCGGGATTGCTGGGCTAGGATGCCACGTCGAGCAGGTCCGCGCCGCGCATTGCGCGAACCCCATTGTCGCTCAGAGGTGTTCGCCAAGCACCGCGGCGACGAATTCCCGCGGCTTCTCCAGCGCCAAGAAGTGGCCGGCGTGCGCGACGGTGTGCACCGATGCCGACGGAATGGCGGCGGCGGTGCCGGCACGGTCTGCTTCGCGCGACCAGTCACCGTCGCTGTAGAGCAACGTCACGGGAGCGGTGATTGACGCATAGCGATCCCGGGCGGCGATCAACGTGCGCAGGTTGCGGTAAATCGCGCGCGCGACGCGCGCATACCCGGGTCTGCTCCCCACCCTCACGAGTTCGTCGAGGAACGGCTCCGGCAGTTGCGCAGGGTCGGCGTAT from Mycobacterium shigaense includes these protein-coding regions:
- a CDS encoding LLM class F420-dependent oxidoreductase: MRFAFKTSPQNTTWADMLAVWQAADDIDVYQSGWTFDHFYPIFSDSSGPCLEGWTTLTALAQATQRLRLGTLVTGIHYRHPAVLANMAAALDIISGGRLELGIGAGWNEEESGAYGIELGSVKERFDRFEEACAVLTSLLSESITDFDGNYYQLKGARNEPKGPQRPHPPICIGGSGEKRTLRITARYAQHWNFVGGPTDVFAHKRDVLAAHCADIGRDPKEITLSAHLRLEPDLDYGKVVADAAGLAAEGLNLGIIYLPAPHDPAVLEPLAEAIRDSGLLG